The following proteins are encoded in a genomic region of Herminiimonas arsenicoxydans:
- a CDS encoding conserved hypothetical protein, putative Tn7 transposase (Evidence 4 : Homologs of previously reported genes of unknown function): MEWPTTSDLYLPHLSARIRRGRGIGIGEAYVPWLKVRDVPSRGTSSIVQGINVDRSFHFLSKLEVTYFYLQERKSNVIDIREQFPILDIARTIELCSQFGVQHGYRGIYPEPFTIDFLITENTTNGVQYKAASIKTPEDANNPRVKLRLAIEYEWCREQSIPWVLIDTSLFNDIVLENLRFLRSWFRHRYMPSIQKTNTFAMSFMNNYSRNVQLVELLQKTASQLKLEFSVAADAFRYCGWTNQLPVSLHHSISFDKPLVLSNAAN, from the coding sequence ATGGAATGGCCAACGACATCCGACCTTTATCTCCCTCATTTAAGCGCCAGGATTCGACGCGGACGCGGTATTGGTATTGGTGAGGCGTATGTCCCTTGGCTCAAGGTCCGTGATGTTCCCTCTCGCGGGACTTCCAGTATTGTCCAAGGCATCAATGTGGACCGCTCCTTTCATTTTCTCTCAAAACTAGAAGTGACATACTTCTATTTGCAGGAGCGGAAATCTAACGTCATAGACATTCGAGAGCAATTTCCAATATTGGATATTGCTCGAACTATAGAGCTTTGTAGTCAATTCGGTGTGCAGCATGGCTATCGTGGCATATATCCTGAGCCATTCACAATTGATTTTCTGATTACTGAAAACACTACTAATGGTGTGCAGTACAAAGCGGCGAGTATCAAAACTCCAGAAGATGCGAACAATCCCCGCGTAAAACTCCGACTTGCCATTGAATACGAATGGTGTCGAGAGCAATCCATTCCATGGGTACTCATAGATACATCATTATTTAACGATATCGTATTAGAGAATCTTCGTTTTCTGAGGTCATGGTTCCGACACCGTTATATGCCCTCAATCCAAAAGACTAATACCTTCGCGATGTCGTTTATGAATAATTATTCTAGAAATGTGCAATTAGTTGAGCTACTACAGAAAACAGCAAGCCAGTTAAAGTTGGAATTTTCCGTGGCAGCAGATGCTTTTCGATATTGCGGATGGACAAATCAACTCCCAGTATCTCTACATCACAGTATTTCATTTGATAAACCACTGGTATTGAGCAATGCAGCCAATTAA
- a CDS encoding Hypothetical protein (Evidence 5 : No homology to any previously reported sequences), which yields MTASQFFLPDSLCSSKAISAAAMTSSVRRYQLDLPLCLNREEHPKSGVVPDDNIRHESVNERSFNV from the coding sequence GTGACTGCCAGCCAATTTTTTTTACCTGACAGCTTGTGTAGCAGCAAGGCAATCTCAGCAGCGGCGATGACCTCATCCGTTCGGCGATATCAGCTAGACCTGCCGCTTTGTCTGAACCGCGAAGAGCACCCTAAATCAGGCGTTGTTCCAGACGACAACATCAGACACGAATCCGTCAACGAAAGGTCGTTCAACGTCTAA